In Paenibacillus protaetiae, the genomic stretch AGCGCGAGCAGTTTGGCCAAATGATCGAAACGTATTTGCGCACAAGAGAGCCGTTAAAGCTCCAGCTGCTTGTTATTGATGTGCGCCATGCGCCTTCCACAGATGACAAGCTGATGTACGACTGGCTGAAGCATTTTGGCATCCCGACCTGCATCGTATGCACGAAGGCCGATAAGGTGCCCCGCAGCAAATGGGAAAAGCATATCAAGCTGATTAAAACAGAGCTGGGCGCAGAACCGTCAGATCCGGTTGTACTTTTCTCCTCGGAAACCGGAGGCGGCCGCGAAGAGCTGTGGAATATTATCATGGAAGCTATTGCGCAGGAAGAAGAAACCGTGTGAACGTTTTGTTAAAAGCTGAGGATTTTAGGAAATAGCTGGACTTCGTTCGCAATTTCTCCGGAATTTTAAGGAAAATGAGAAAATATCGCGGCCGGCGTGCAAGAATAAACGGAACTGATCCCGTATAATATAGGTAAGCATGAAGACCATAAGGGCAGCATAAAGAATTGAGGAGATTTTTATGGCTAAGCGGCTGGCCACAGAGTATGTAAACGCCAAACTGCAGTTAACTCGCGATGAGTTGACGAGGCTTATCCGGTTCTTCGAACAGCAGCAGCTTTCGCTGCAGGCCAAAGTTTTCGACAACGGGAATCAGGAACTGGTGCTCGAAGATGCAGGGAGGGAAGAGGTGAAGCTGATCTTTGAACGTCAGCAGGACCTTTACGTATGCGAGCTCAATTGCCGCCTTATTCATCCTAAATTAACCAACGCCATGCGCAAAGCGGTTTCCGCTTTCCATGGAGATGCAGTCGTGAATCGTATTTATGCTAATTTTAAGATGGTGTACCGGTATATTGACGGTTTGATTTATCAAATTATTGAACAGACGCCGGATGGCCAAAAAATTGTATTCCAGTACCGGGACTCCGTCGGACAGCTGGAGCGTTTGTATCGCAGCCGTGTCATTGAGCAGGAGATCGGAATGGTCAAAG encodes the following:
- a CDS encoding non-ribosomal peptide synthetase module, which translates into the protein MAKRLATEYVNAKLQLTRDELTRLIRFFEQQQLSLQAKVFDNGNQELVLEDAGREEVKLIFERQQDLYVCELNCRLIHPKLTNAMRKAVSAFHGDAVVNRIYANFKMVYRYIDGLIYQIIEQTPDGQKIVFQYRDSVGQLERLYRSRVIEQEIGMVKGAINELLDLRNQSDNPAEIKGIDNRLNDLTHQLFILEA
- the yihA gene encoding ribosome biogenesis GTP-binding protein YihA/YsxC, with translation MKITQAEFMISAVRPDQYPVDALPEIALAGRSNVGKSSLINKLMMRKNLARTSSQPGKTQQLNYYRVNDMIYLVDFPGYGYAKVSKKQREQFGQMIETYLRTREPLKLQLLVIDVRHAPSTDDKLMYDWLKHFGIPTCIVCTKADKVPRSKWEKHIKLIKTELGAEPSDPVVLFSSETGGGREELWNIIMEAIAQEEETV